A single genomic interval of candidate division TA06 bacterium harbors:
- the mtgA gene encoding monofunctional biosynthetic peptidoglycan transglycosylase, translating to MRRLTNKIKRLIIWGLFLLAAYVLASVAWDMLHLPQIDGLKTRNPKTTALMEQRRREARAKGQSFSPNQEFVPYGQISPYLKNAVLVAEDAGFFSHQGIDYAEVREAIKADWKKKRWARGASTITMQLAKNLYLSTSKSLTRKISEAVLASRMDGCLSKVRIFELYLNYIEWGPGLFGCQAASRFYFGCEVSQLTPEQAVRMASIIINPRRYGPFADSKRMTTRRKWIARKMLEYGHLTQAEHDALGF from the coding sequence ATGCGCAGACTGACCAACAAAATAAAACGCCTGATCATCTGGGGTCTGTTCCTGCTGGCGGCCTATGTGCTGGCCTCGGTGGCCTGGGACATGCTGCATCTGCCGCAGATAGACGGGCTAAAGACCAGGAACCCAAAGACCACCGCCCTGATGGAACAGCGGAGAAGAGAGGCCCGGGCCAAGGGGCAGTCTTTTTCGCCCAACCAGGAGTTCGTGCCCTACGGCCAGATCTCGCCTTATCTGAAGAACGCTGTGCTGGTAGCCGAGGACGCCGGCTTTTTCTCCCATCAGGGGATAGACTACGCCGAGGTCAGGGAGGCCATCAAGGCCGACTGGAAGAAGAAGCGCTGGGCCAGGGGGGCTTCCACCATCACCATGCAGCTGGCCAAGAACCTGTATCTATCAACCTCCAAGAGCCTGACCAGGAAGATCTCCGAGGCGGTGCTGGCCAGCAGAATGGACGGCTGCCTGAGCAAGGTCAGGATTTTTGAGCTGTACCTGAATTACATCGAATGGGGTCCGGGATTGTTTGGGTGCCAGGCGGCTTCGCGCTTTTACTTCGGCTGTGAGGTTTCGCAACTGACGCCGGAGCAGGCCGTCAGAATGGCTTCGATCATCATCAATCCCCGGAGATACGGGCCCTTTGCCGACAGCAAGCGGATGACCACCCGCCGTAAATGGATCGCCCGGAAGATGCTGGAATACGGGCATTTGACCCAGGCGGAACACGATGCCTTGGGTTTTTAG
- a CDS encoding tetratricopeptide repeat protein yields the protein MVWIVIPKPTEEFYPYHLIHRKAELLDLTGEWNRAEELYRENSLAAAKAVRPQLEAESRSRLGVLFGNRGRYDEARDSLMSARSLNETAGNLKGLAMVLGNLGWVYRMQGQYQKALDYNQQRLEISQRLDDKECIGDALGDQGVIYWCLGAIDGALDCYRQQEALCHQNGDRLGLARVLNNRGIIYNLLGKYQQAISDFQASSGIFRELGDISGLSNPEGNRGVTFALMGDRQNALKDYAVQTDIARKLGNKPILCLSLGNTADIYRDQGEWEKAAAFYRQSIEISSEISALGQLCESLLSFAELRRRQNDKASCRTLLEEGRQLAGELGSPDYVFSAALLDAATRPSPDASAQALRELLSKTPGESEQAAIYYELFKITKNPDHGIRGRELYRKAYESIPKAEFRERADELEKELEKLRR from the coding sequence TTGGTATGGATAGTCATACCAAAGCCGACGGAGGAATTTTATCCCTATCACCTTATCCACCGCAAGGCTGAACTGCTGGACCTGACCGGAGAGTGGAACCGGGCCGAGGAATTATACCGGGAGAACTCTCTGGCCGCTGCTAAGGCCGTCCGGCCGCAGCTCGAAGCCGAGAGCCGGTCCCGGCTGGGAGTATTGTTTGGCAACCGCGGCCGGTACGACGAAGCCAGGGATTCCCTTATGTCGGCCCGAAGCCTTAATGAAACGGCCGGAAACCTTAAAGGGCTGGCCATGGTGCTGGGAAATCTGGGATGGGTATATCGCATGCAGGGGCAGTATCAAAAAGCGCTGGATTACAATCAGCAAAGGCTTGAGATATCCCAAAGGCTGGACGACAAAGAATGCATCGGCGACGCTCTGGGCGACCAGGGGGTGATATATTGGTGCCTGGGGGCGATAGACGGGGCATTGGACTGTTACCGCCAGCAGGAGGCCCTCTGCCACCAAAACGGTGACAGATTGGGGCTGGCCCGGGTGCTGAATAACCGGGGAATTATCTACAATCTGCTGGGCAAATACCAGCAGGCCATCAGCGATTTTCAGGCCTCCTCAGGGATCTTCCGCGAGTTGGGCGACATCAGCGGATTGAGCAATCCCGAAGGCAACAGGGGAGTGACCTTTGCCCTGATGGGTGACAGGCAAAACGCCCTTAAAGACTATGCCGTCCAGACCGATATCGCCCGGAAGCTGGGGAACAAGCCCATCCTGTGCCTTTCCCTGGGCAACACGGCCGACATCTACCGGGATCAGGGTGAATGGGAGAAGGCGGCGGCGTTTTACCGGCAGTCGATAGAGATCAGCAGCGAGATATCCGCCCTGGGGCAGCTTTGCGAATCGCTGCTGTCGTTCGCCGAACTGCGGCGAAGGCAGAATGATAAAGCGTCTTGCAGGACTTTGCTGGAAGAGGGACGGCAGTTGGCCGGTGAACTGGGGAGCCCTGATTATGTCTTTTCCGCTGCTTTGCTGGACGCGGCCACCCGGCCCAGCCCCGATGCTTCTGCCCAAGCCCTCCGGGAATTGTTGTCGAAGACACCCGGTGAAAGCGAACAGGCCGCCATCTACTACGAGCTATTCAAGATAACAAAAAACCCTGACCACGGGATCAGGGGGAGGGAGCTGTACCGGAAGGCCTATGAAAGCATTCCCAAGGCCGAGTTCCGGGAAAGGGCCGATGAGTTGGAGAAAGAACTGGAGAAGCTCCGTCGGTGA
- a CDS encoding Mth938-like domain-containing protein: MKIESYSFGLIKIGGQEFKSDLTIYPGHVNDKWWRKEGHLLQMEDLTDILALKPEVLIVGQGLPGLMQVDQKVEEYCRGNGIRLLVMPTEKAVEEYNNSSGKKEKVVACLHLTC, encoded by the coding sequence ATGAAGATCGAAAGCTATTCCTTCGGGTTGATCAAGATCGGAGGCCAGGAATTTAAGTCCGACTTGACCATCTATCCCGGCCATGTCAACGACAAGTGGTGGCGCAAGGAAGGCCACCTGCTGCAGATGGAGGACCTGACGGACATCTTAGCACTCAAGCCAGAAGTCCTGATCGTAGGCCAGGGCCTGCCGGGTCTGATGCAGGTGGACCAGAAGGTGGAGGAATATTGCCGGGGTAACGGCATCCGGCTTTTAGTGATGCCCACTGAAAAAGCCGTGGAAGAATACAATAATTCATCCGGCAAAAAGGAGAAGGTCGTTGCCTGCCTGCATTTGACCTGCTGA